One genomic region from Listeria monocytogenes encodes:
- a CDS encoding sugar ABC transporter substrate-binding protein, whose product MKKKMFVVLALVLSLSLVLMACGGSKDDANSGDSKVLNVWAMGDEAKSLKELAQKFTKETGIEVKVQVIPWANAHDKLLTAVASKSGPDVVQMGTTWMPEFVEAGALLDITKDVEKSKNMNSDLFFPGSVKTTQFDGKTYGVPWYAETRVLFYRTDLLKKVGYNEAPKTWDELSDAALKLSKRGKDMYGFAIDPNEQTTGFIFGRQNGSPLFDKDGTPVFNKKPFVDTVTYLDSFIKNGSAPDTDLGLDASQSFGGDGIVPMFMSGPWMVNTLKDTAPDIDGKWATAVLPKKENNESSLGGANLSIFKYSDKKDDALKFMDYMSQPDVQLSWLKDTNSMPARMDAWEDDMLKNDPYYKVFGEQMKTAEPMPLIPQFEEIAQLYGKSWEQIYRGGADVQTQMDTFNDQVETLLKK is encoded by the coding sequence ATGAAGAAAAAGATGTTTGTCGTTTTAGCTTTAGTGTTGTCGCTTAGTTTAGTATTAATGGCGTGTGGTGGGTCAAAGGATGATGCTAATTCCGGCGATTCTAAAGTATTAAATGTTTGGGCTATGGGCGATGAAGCCAAGTCACTAAAAGAACTCGCACAAAAATTCACGAAAGAAACTGGCATCGAGGTCAAAGTACAAGTTATTCCTTGGGCGAATGCACATGATAAATTACTTACAGCCGTTGCTTCTAAATCTGGCCCCGATGTAGTCCAAATGGGAACAACGTGGATGCCTGAATTTGTCGAAGCTGGCGCATTACTTGATATTACAAAAGATGTCGAAAAAAGTAAAAATATGAACTCTGATTTATTTTTCCCTGGTTCAGTGAAAACAACTCAATTTGATGGCAAAACTTACGGTGTTCCGTGGTATGCGGAGACTCGCGTGTTATTCTACCGTACAGATTTATTGAAAAAAGTTGGTTATAATGAAGCACCAAAAACATGGGATGAATTATCTGATGCAGCGTTGAAACTTTCTAAACGTGGGAAAGATATGTATGGCTTTGCAATTGATCCAAACGAACAAACTACTGGTTTCATTTTCGGACGTCAAAATGGCTCCCCTCTTTTCGATAAAGACGGTACGCCAGTATTCAATAAAAAACCTTTCGTAGATACAGTTACTTATTTAGATAGTTTCATTAAAAATGGTTCCGCTCCGGATACTGACCTTGGTTTAGATGCTTCTCAAAGCTTTGGCGGCGACGGCATTGTGCCAATGTTCATGAGTGGTCCTTGGATGGTAAATACGCTGAAAGACACTGCCCCTGACATTGACGGAAAATGGGCGACTGCGGTATTACCTAAAAAAGAAAATAACGAATCAAGCCTTGGTGGTGCTAACCTTTCCATTTTCAAATATAGTGATAAGAAAGATGATGCTCTGAAATTCATGGACTACATGAGTCAACCTGACGTTCAATTATCTTGGTTGAAAGATACTAACTCCATGCCAGCTCGTATGGATGCTTGGGAAGATGATATGCTGAAAAACGATCCTTACTACAAAGTATTCGGTGAACAAATGAAAACAGCTGAACCAATGCCACTTATCCCACAATTTGAAGAAATCGCTCAATTATACGGAAAATCTTGGGAACAAATTTATCGCGGTGGTGCAGATGTACAAACACAAATGGATACATTTAACGATCAAGTAGAAACCCTTCTTAAAAAATAA
- a CDS encoding glutamate synthase subunit beta, translating to MGKATGFMEYDRIPSPGRDPKSRTRDWNEYSLPMPVADLTIQAARCMDCGVPFCSVGMEIKNGVSGCPLHNLIPEWNDAVYRGDWYEALQLLLKTNNFPEFTGRICPAPCEGGCTVAISEPAVGIKSIEKAIIDRGFEEGWIKPAPPKKRTGKRIAVIGSGPAGLACADQLNKAGHSVTVIEKSDRIGGLLMYGIPTMKLEKEQVTRRVNLMAEEGIEFVTGVAAGTDVTFAELREEYDSIVLATGAGNARDIPLAGRDAAGIHFAVPYLSQSTRDNLDNGGVQTLSAKGKNVVIIGGGDTGADCVATALRQGAKSIYQFGIQDKLPELRDGENPWPQYPRVFKMDYAHEEAEAVYGRDPREYLINTTSFEKVEAGNLIGLHTVEVEENKAERKYTPVEGSEKYFEVDMVLIAIGFAGTTEDIFTNFGVGKTDRHTIDAAKGFYRTSEEGVFACGDARHGQSLVVTAIAEGREAAREVDFYLMGETFLP from the coding sequence ATGGGAAAAGCAACTGGATTTATGGAATATGACCGAATTCCCTCTCCAGGACGTGATCCGAAAAGTCGGACACGTGACTGGAACGAATATAGTTTACCAATGCCGGTAGCAGATTTAACAATACAAGCCGCTCGATGTATGGATTGTGGTGTGCCGTTTTGTAGCGTAGGGATGGAAATTAAAAATGGCGTATCAGGTTGTCCATTGCATAATTTAATTCCTGAGTGGAACGACGCCGTATACCGGGGTGACTGGTATGAAGCGTTACAACTACTTTTAAAAACAAATAATTTTCCAGAGTTTACTGGTCGTATTTGTCCGGCGCCGTGTGAAGGTGGCTGTACGGTGGCTATTTCGGAACCTGCTGTAGGGATTAAATCCATTGAAAAAGCGATTATTGACCGAGGTTTTGAAGAAGGCTGGATTAAACCGGCTCCTCCTAAAAAACGTACCGGTAAACGAATTGCTGTGATTGGATCAGGACCGGCTGGACTTGCCTGCGCCGATCAATTAAATAAAGCTGGCCATAGCGTAACGGTCATTGAAAAAAGTGATCGCATTGGTGGGTTATTAATGTACGGTATTCCAACGATGAAACTGGAAAAAGAACAAGTAACGCGCCGAGTGAACTTGATGGCGGAAGAAGGAATCGAATTCGTCACAGGTGTTGCGGCAGGGACAGATGTTACTTTTGCAGAACTACGCGAAGAGTATGATTCTATCGTTCTTGCAACAGGAGCAGGGAATGCGCGCGATATCCCACTTGCTGGACGTGATGCAGCTGGGATTCACTTCGCTGTTCCGTATTTATCGCAAAGTACGCGTGATAATCTGGATAACGGCGGGGTACAAACACTTTCTGCTAAAGGAAAGAATGTTGTGATTATCGGTGGTGGAGATACAGGTGCTGACTGTGTGGCAACTGCGCTCAGACAAGGCGCAAAAAGTATTTATCAATTTGGTATTCAAGATAAACTACCTGAATTGCGTGATGGCGAAAACCCTTGGCCGCAATATCCACGTGTTTTCAAAATGGATTATGCGCACGAAGAAGCGGAAGCAGTGTATGGAAGAGATCCACGTGAGTACCTTATTAATACAACTTCTTTTGAAAAAGTTGAAGCAGGAAATCTTATTGGATTGCATACTGTAGAAGTAGAAGAAAATAAGGCAGAAAGAAAATATACACCTGTAGAAGGAAGCGAAAAATACTTTGAAGTAGATATGGTTTTAATCGCGATTGGTTTTGCAGGAACAACTGAAGATATTTTTACAAACTTTGGTGTAGGAAAAACAGATCGTCATACGATTGATGCAGCCAAAGGATTTTACCGCACTAGTGAAGAGGGCGTATTCGCTTGCGGAGATGCGCGTCACGGTCAAAGTTTAGTTGTAACCGCGATTGCAGAAGGACGAGAAGCAGCTCGTGAAGTAGACTTTTACTTGATGGGTGAAACATTTTTACCATAA
- a CDS encoding carbohydrate ABC transporter permease, which yields MNQYRQKSRGAQIAVITILTVGGFFMILPFIWMVLSSLKTDAEILKIPPTIWPETFTLDNFTKLFTEMDFAIYLKNTLIIVFFSFFGLFLNAMAGYGFAKFKFKGKNKLFYLVLATMMIPGQVTMIPVYLLLNAAGLTNTMTGIVLPGLVGAFGIFLFRQFMSTISDDLLEAARLDGASEFYIFWRIVIPISRPVLAVQGILTFIAGWNSFLWPLIIANDEKFYTLSVGLQLLKGQYGSNYALQMAGATFMVIPIILIFMTFQKYILKGFNVSGMK from the coding sequence ATGAATCAATATAGACAAAAATCGCGCGGCGCTCAAATTGCCGTAATTACAATTTTAACCGTTGGCGGATTCTTTATGATTTTACCGTTCATTTGGATGGTTCTCTCCTCTTTGAAAACGGATGCTGAAATTTTAAAAATCCCACCTACTATTTGGCCAGAAACATTTACACTAGATAATTTCACCAAACTATTCACTGAAATGGACTTTGCTATTTACTTGAAAAATACATTAATCATTGTATTCTTCTCGTTTTTCGGTTTATTTTTAAATGCGATGGCGGGTTACGGCTTTGCTAAATTTAAATTTAAAGGGAAAAACAAGTTATTTTATCTTGTCCTTGCTACGATGATGATTCCCGGACAAGTAACAATGATTCCGGTTTACTTGCTGCTTAATGCGGCTGGGTTAACGAATACCATGACAGGGATTGTACTTCCAGGACTTGTTGGTGCTTTTGGGATTTTCTTATTCCGTCAATTTATGTCCACCATATCCGACGATTTACTTGAAGCAGCAAGACTTGATGGCGCTAGTGAATTTTATATTTTCTGGCGGATAGTTATCCCAATTTCTCGACCCGTTCTTGCCGTTCAAGGGATTCTCACATTTATCGCTGGTTGGAACTCGTTCTTATGGCCGTTAATCATTGCCAACGACGAAAAATTCTACACCCTATCAGTTGGCCTTCAATTATTAAAAGGTCAATATGGCAGCAACTATGCCTTACAAATGGCTGGAGCAACCTTCATGGTTATTCCAATTATCTTGATTTTTATGACTTTCCAAAAATATATTTTAAAAGGCTTCAACGTTTCTGGAATGAAATAA
- a CDS encoding glycoside hydrolase family 3 N-terminal domain-containing protein: MKQEKVQELVSQMTLDEKIAQCLQLSPFLFKGTNKNAELTGPLLQEMKLTDAHTENAGSVLGSSSALDMIGIQEAYLKTNRLGIPLVFMADVIHGYKTVFPIPLALGCSFDRETVRVMAEVSALEATADGHHVTFSPMLDLVRDPRWGRVMESTGEDPFLNSELGKALVDGYQGDASKLDGNFERMAACVKHFAAYGAAEAGLEYNTVNMSTRELYQNYLPAYHAAIQAGAKLVMTAFNVVDGVPATMNKWLNRDVLRGEMDFDGVLISDWGAVAEVINHGTARNPKEAAQFSMEAGVDLEMMTTCYIHELKGLIEEGKLSESLLDEAVLRMLHLKNDLGLFEDPYRGLKETNRAKDILTNESRAKARAAGVESAVLLENKNHILPLDTKTKIALVGPLATSPDILGGWNVYGEEKDGINVETGLREVFETVEVISTEYTEFSDEDTVAVKAAVQNMDVVVLALGEKNEWGGEAGSLATIRLPEAQYELAKFVQTLGKPVVITLFNGRPLEVKELAESSDALLELWFPGTEAGRVTADLLSGASNPSGKLSMSFPQTTGQIPVYYNHLRTGRPQTPENKGERYVSHYLDIPNEPFYPFGYGKSYSEFELKTSSLPKELNLGEPLHVEVTIKNISDIAGKEVIQVYLQDVTASISRPVKELKAFEKVALQAGEEKTVTFELTSEAFSFYNHQLEKVQEPGLHRIFVGTSSEDVDAFELEVGGYV, from the coding sequence ATGAAACAAGAAAAAGTACAAGAATTAGTTAGTCAAATGACTTTAGATGAAAAAATCGCTCAATGTCTTCAACTTTCGCCTTTTCTTTTTAAAGGTACAAACAAAAATGCAGAACTAACAGGGCCGCTTCTTCAAGAAATGAAATTAACGGATGCGCATACTGAAAATGCGGGTTCGGTGCTTGGATCAAGTTCGGCGCTTGATATGATTGGTATTCAGGAAGCTTATTTAAAAACGAATCGACTAGGAATTCCGCTTGTTTTTATGGCGGATGTTATACACGGGTATAAAACGGTATTTCCAATCCCACTTGCACTTGGTTGTTCTTTTGACCGGGAAACGGTGCGCGTGATGGCGGAAGTTTCGGCGCTTGAAGCAACAGCAGACGGTCATCATGTTACTTTTTCGCCAATGCTTGATTTAGTTAGGGACCCAAGATGGGGTCGTGTAATGGAATCAACTGGTGAAGATCCATTTTTAAATAGTGAACTTGGAAAAGCACTGGTTGACGGCTATCAAGGTGATGCGAGTAAATTAGATGGAAATTTCGAGCGGATGGCAGCATGCGTGAAACATTTTGCGGCATACGGGGCGGCGGAGGCTGGTCTGGAATATAATACGGTCAATATGTCAACACGCGAATTATATCAGAATTATTTACCTGCTTATCACGCGGCAATTCAAGCAGGAGCTAAGTTAGTCATGACTGCATTTAATGTGGTAGACGGGGTTCCAGCTACGATGAATAAATGGTTAAATCGTGATGTTCTGCGAGGTGAGATGGACTTTGACGGAGTTCTTATTTCTGACTGGGGCGCTGTTGCCGAAGTAATTAATCACGGAACAGCAAGAAATCCTAAAGAAGCCGCACAGTTTTCGATGGAAGCAGGCGTTGATTTAGAAATGATGACTACTTGTTATATCCATGAATTAAAAGGTTTAATTGAAGAAGGAAAATTATCCGAGAGCCTTCTCGATGAAGCTGTTCTACGTATGTTACATTTGAAAAATGATTTAGGACTATTTGAAGATCCGTACCGTGGCTTAAAAGAAACTAATCGCGCAAAAGATATTTTAACGAATGAAAGTCGCGCTAAAGCACGTGCTGCAGGTGTTGAATCAGCTGTCTTATTAGAAAATAAAAACCATATACTTCCGTTAGATACAAAAACAAAAATTGCTTTAGTTGGCCCACTTGCTACATCACCTGATATTCTCGGTGGTTGGAATGTATACGGCGAAGAAAAAGATGGCATCAATGTTGAAACAGGTTTGCGTGAAGTATTTGAAACAGTAGAGGTCATTTCAACAGAGTACACTGAATTTTCGGATGAAGACACAGTGGCAGTTAAAGCGGCAGTACAGAATATGGACGTTGTCGTGCTTGCGCTAGGTGAAAAAAATGAATGGGGCGGAGAAGCAGGAAGTCTTGCTACTATACGCTTGCCGGAAGCGCAATATGAATTAGCGAAATTCGTCCAAACATTAGGAAAACCAGTTGTTATTACATTATTTAATGGTAGACCACTCGAAGTGAAAGAGTTAGCTGAATCTAGTGATGCTCTTCTTGAATTATGGTTCCCAGGAACAGAAGCAGGCCGTGTCACTGCAGATTTATTAAGTGGTGCAAGTAATCCTTCAGGGAAATTATCCATGTCATTCCCGCAAACAACTGGTCAAATTCCGGTTTATTATAATCACTTACGCACTGGACGACCACAAACACCGGAAAATAAAGGCGAACGCTATGTGTCGCATTATCTTGATATTCCAAATGAACCATTTTATCCATTTGGCTACGGAAAAAGTTATAGCGAATTCGAGTTAAAAACAAGCAGCCTTCCGAAAGAATTAAATCTAGGCGAACCACTACATGTGGAAGTAACCATTAAAAACATTAGTGATATTGCTGGGAAAGAAGTAATCCAAGTGTATTTACAAGATGTAACAGCGAGCATTTCACGACCTGTCAAAGAATTAAAAGCTTTTGAAAAAGTGGCGCTTCAAGCTGGCGAAGAAAAAACAGTTACATTTGAATTAACAAGCGAGGCATTTTCATTCTATAACCATCAACTTGAAAAAGTGCAGGAACCGGGACTTCACCGTATTTTTGTTGGAACTAGTAGTGAAGATGTAGACGCTTTTGAACTGGAAGTGGGTGGATATGTGTGA
- a CDS encoding carbohydrate ABC transporter permease, which yields MKQFLNKNTPYLFISPALFLLLLFSLLPILLAFVISFTDIDLVGLADYSKINFIGIDNYVNIMQDPVFLKSIFNTLFYVVIGVPLVIVCSLGIALMINFSQAKIFQFFRLIFYTPSITNVVAVAVVWSYLYNPRFGLLNYLLSFLDLGPVPWLQDPTIAKLSLIILAVWRAIGVNMIIFLAALQGIPREYYEAASLDGANSRQQLFKITVPMLRFAIFFVTVTTMIGWLQFFEEPFVMTEGGPLDSTNSVALFIYQNGFQLSKFGYAAAGSFILFIAIIIITIIQFRIQRKNNGGDI from the coding sequence ATGAAACAATTTTTAAATAAAAACACGCCATATTTGTTTATTTCGCCAGCACTGTTTTTACTTCTTCTGTTTTCTCTACTTCCGATTTTGCTTGCTTTTGTCATTAGTTTTACAGATATCGATTTAGTCGGGCTTGCCGATTATTCTAAGATTAACTTTATTGGGATAGATAATTACGTCAATATTATGCAAGACCCGGTATTTTTAAAATCTATTTTTAACACGCTTTTCTATGTAGTTATTGGCGTTCCACTGGTTATCGTTTGCTCGCTTGGGATTGCGCTGATGATTAACTTCTCGCAAGCGAAGATTTTCCAATTTTTCCGGTTAATCTTTTACACTCCTTCGATTACAAACGTTGTCGCTGTAGCAGTTGTTTGGAGTTACTTATATAACCCGCGCTTTGGTTTACTTAATTATTTACTTTCATTTTTAGATCTCGGACCTGTTCCTTGGTTACAAGATCCAACGATTGCGAAACTCTCGCTGATTATCCTAGCTGTTTGGCGGGCAATCGGTGTCAATATGATTATTTTCTTAGCGGCACTTCAAGGGATTCCGCGCGAATACTACGAAGCTGCCTCGCTTGATGGTGCAAATAGTCGTCAACAATTGTTTAAAATTACCGTTCCAATGCTTCGGTTTGCGATTTTCTTTGTAACCGTAACGACAATGATTGGTTGGTTGCAATTCTTCGAGGAACCGTTCGTCATGACAGAAGGCGGGCCGCTCGATAGCACGAACTCAGTCGCCCTATTTATCTATCAAAATGGTTTCCAATTAAGTAAGTTTGGTTATGCTGCTGCTGGATCGTTTATCTTGTTTATCGCAATTATCATCATTACGATAATTCAATTCCGTATTCAGCGTAAAAATAATGGCGGGGATATTTAA